In Maridesulfovibrio sp., a single genomic region encodes these proteins:
- the rplV gene encoding 50S ribosomal protein L22, whose translation MEARAIAKYMRISARKVRLVAENIKGKPVEEALNILKFTPKKGAEMLSKVLYSAVANAEQIPGVDVDSLCVDSVKIDEGPTWKRIQPRAMGRAYRIRKRTSHITVVVKEM comes from the coding sequence CTATTGCAAAATATATGCGCATCTCCGCTAGGAAGGTGCGTCTGGTAGCGGAAAACATCAAGGGAAAGCCTGTTGAGGAAGCCCTCAACATTCTGAAGTTCACACCCAAAAAGGGTGCTGAAATGCTCAGCAAGGTTCTCTACTCTGCCGTTGCAAACGCAGAGCAGATTCCCGGTGTGGATGTTGACTCTCTTTGCGTGGACTCCGTCAAGATCGACGAAGGCCCCACCTGGAAGAGGATTCAGCCCAGGGCTATGGGTCGTGCGTATCGCATTCGCAAGCGCACCAGCCATATAACCGTCGTAGTTAAAGAAATGTAG